A region of Terriglobales bacterium DNA encodes the following proteins:
- a CDS encoding MarR family transcriptional regulator, whose product MTQDPTAIWAVELERLARCLGRVGPDEICCEGLTSRQCSILRTLAEQEGARISGLASAAGITPSAMTRVLEKLEAHDLVKRVRGNGSDGRAAKVAITARGQEVRASIDRLIKTRTETILSAVPEGLRPQLLAAVRVLNQVLEPGGCCQITGEWPHVAVSCGLAEKPAKAKGRKSHAQQECGNC is encoded by the coding sequence ATGACCCAGGACCCCACTGCAATCTGGGCGGTCGAGTTGGAGCGCCTGGCGCGCTGTTTGGGACGCGTCGGTCCGGACGAGATCTGCTGCGAAGGCTTGACCTCGCGCCAATGCAGCATCCTGCGCACTTTGGCGGAGCAGGAGGGCGCCCGTATATCCGGACTTGCGTCCGCCGCCGGAATCACCCCCAGCGCCATGACCAGGGTCCTTGAGAAGCTTGAGGCCCACGATTTGGTGAAACGGGTACGCGGCAATGGAAGCGATGGCCGCGCTGCCAAGGTTGCGATCACCGCCCGCGGCCAGGAAGTACGCGCCAGCATTGACCGGCTAATCAAGACCCGTACGGAAACGATTCTTTCGGCTGTACCGGAGGGCTTGCGTCCGCAGTTGCTGGCAGCGGTTCGCGTCCTCAATCAAGTGCTCGAGCCGGGCGGTTGTTGCCAGATCACAGGTGAATGGCCCCACGTCGCCGTGAGTTGTGGTCTGGCGGAAAAACCGGCAAAAGCGAAAGGAAGGAAAAGCCATGCCCAGCAAGAATGCGGAAATTGTTGA
- a CDS encoding glycosyltransferase family 39 protein: MRTSSVPSPPQTIEALSTGRQYFPAISITAITVSAAVLRLLYLTRKSFWLDEGVSVMISRLDWPNLLHILWRREANMAFYYGLLRIWLHFGQGEFFVRSLSAIFSVAAIPVIYLLGKDLLGQRPGLIAAALLAVHAWHIRYAQEARSYSLFFLLALLSSVFYLRGLRSSTQGNWVSYVIFSALAIYSHFFAVLLVIAQWLAAYFFPRPAARADFSRSLKIIGVLVLPLGVFIASRGLGPLNWIPRPGSADLHRFALHLTGNGGNLLLLIYVASCGVAIASGLTSWSVVATTVDVLTRNAAAGRAFSRQTFARQKSWESTWPYLFLLSWLLLPVVLTLGFSLIKSVFLPRYMFPCVAPLVLLAADGVARLRPRLLAVGVLLALLAFSIRGTLAYYHADFDLAREDWRSATSYVLANALPSDGVIFHSAQARMPFEYYAVSSPARQRIQMTFPSSGEKLTAQDFLANAKNADLSDLSSHYQRVWLVLAHNRLKYGEPDKTTEVVQNVLKKNFTQVMGKEFPGGIVVTLYRREH, encoded by the coding sequence ATGCGGACTTCTTCTGTGCCCTCCCCACCACAGACCATTGAGGCACTTTCTACCGGCCGGCAATACTTCCCTGCCATTTCCATAACTGCCATCACCGTTTCGGCAGCCGTTTTGCGATTGCTCTACCTCACCCGCAAGAGCTTCTGGCTTGATGAAGGCGTCAGCGTGATGATCTCCCGGCTTGACTGGCCCAACCTGCTGCACATTCTGTGGCGCCGCGAGGCCAACATGGCCTTCTACTACGGTCTGCTGCGTATTTGGCTTCACTTCGGCCAGGGTGAGTTTTTTGTGCGCAGCCTCTCGGCGATTTTCTCGGTCGCCGCTATTCCAGTCATCTACCTGCTGGGAAAAGATCTTTTGGGTCAACGCCCGGGACTCATCGCCGCGGCCCTGCTGGCGGTGCACGCCTGGCACATTCGTTATGCCCAGGAAGCCCGCAGCTACAGTCTTTTTTTCTTGCTCGCGCTGCTCTCGTCGGTGTTCTATTTGCGCGGACTCCGGTCCTCCACGCAAGGGAACTGGGTGTCATACGTCATCTTCAGCGCGCTTGCGATCTACAGTCATTTTTTCGCGGTATTACTGGTCATTGCCCAGTGGCTGGCTGCGTATTTTTTCCCTCGTCCGGCCGCACGTGCGGATTTTTCGCGAAGCCTCAAGATCATCGGGGTGCTCGTGCTTCCGCTCGGTGTATTTATTGCCTCGCGCGGTCTTGGTCCGCTGAATTGGATACCCCGCCCTGGCTCCGCCGACCTGCATCGCTTCGCCCTCCACCTGACTGGCAATGGCGGTAACCTCCTGCTGCTTATTTATGTTGCCAGTTGTGGGGTCGCGATTGCGTCTGGGCTGACGTCGTGGTCTGTCGTAGCGACCACGGTTGATGTTCTCACCCGCAACGCGGCGGCAGGTCGGGCTTTCTCACGCCAGACATTTGCGCGTCAGAAGTCTTGGGAAAGCACATGGCCGTATTTGTTTCTGCTCAGCTGGTTGCTGTTGCCGGTGGTTCTGACGCTAGGATTTTCCTTGATCAAATCGGTTTTTCTGCCCCGCTACATGTTCCCGTGTGTTGCGCCTTTAGTATTGTTGGCAGCAGATGGCGTCGCTCGTTTGCGCCCCCGACTTCTAGCCGTCGGAGTTTTGTTGGCGCTGCTGGCCTTCTCGATTCGCGGTACCCTCGCTTATTACCACGCTGATTTCGATCTCGCCAGGGAGGACTGGCGTAGCGCTACTTCTTATGTTCTTGCTAACGCTCTCCCCAGCGATGGCGTAATCTTCCACTCCGCCCAGGCACGCATGCCCTTTGAGTATTACGCGGTCAGCAGTCCTGCCCGCCAGCGGATACAGATGACCTTTCCATCCTCTGGCGAAAAACTTACGGCACAGGATTTCCTGGCAAACGCGAAAAATGCCGATCTCAGCGATCTTTCGTCGCATTACCAGCGCGTTTGGCTCGTGCTTGCGCACAACCGGTTGAAATATGGAGAGCCGGACAAAACCACAGAAGTTGTTCAGAATGTTTTGAAGAAAAACTTCACACAGGTAATGGGGAAGGAGTTTCCCGGCGGGATTGTGGTTACCCTCTACCGCCGAGAGCATTGA
- a CDS encoding xanthine dehydrogenase family protein molybdopterin-binding subunit: MAEFKWPAPEQRTVLGKPHLRVDGPVKVQGRAKYTYDYNPQGLLFGKSVRCPYPHAKVVSIDTSAAEKMPGVKAVTIIQGPGKEIHWAGDEIVGVAAVDEPTAEDAVRAIKVEYQRLPHNVSDAEPPAGAGEAPGPLSIDDIGDMLDNQVPERQINEQIKQYGITFQPDEKMLAAAKEDGVPDSVLETVKTAPVHTEQTSRPKSNYQKTAEQVTGEPDQAFASAETVSEGLYGIPVIAHCCLETHGSAAEWPEPDKLLVHISTQGISGIPGQYAEPLKIPATNVRAHQDNIGGGFGSKFSPDRWGIATAELSRKAGGKPVKFMLERDHELEVAGARPSAYARVKVAAKKDGTLVAWQSNSWGTGGPGGGGSPPLPYVFDIPNQRKQHTAIRTHEGPSRAWRAPNHPQAALITMAALDDLAAKLNMDPVEFFLKNIDMTGPRADIYRGEFPIAMELMGWKEKFHPRGDKTAGHMKRGVGVSIHTWGGRGHASDCDFTIHPDGSVDIKMGSQDLGTGTRTCIMMVAADSLGIPMEQVTLQIGDTMYPPSGGSGGSTTIGGVSSSTRRGALLALDGLFTKVAPSLNAQPGDLEAVKGTVRVKSDPSRSLNWKQACAKLGAMPLTVRGKNPGPGNLTNSGVGGVQMADVSVDTETGIVKVNKMVAVQDCGLVVNPKTAESQCLGALIMGITYALYEEKVMDPTTGRMLNANMEFYRLAGLRDIGELVVHMMTDPKNDSRGVVGLGEPPVVSPGAAISNAVANAIGVRVPFLPLTPDRVLAALEQQKAGA, encoded by the coding sequence ATGGCTGAATTCAAGTGGCCAGCGCCAGAGCAGCGCACAGTTCTTGGCAAGCCTCACCTGCGCGTGGACGGTCCGGTGAAAGTCCAGGGCCGCGCGAAATACACCTACGACTACAATCCGCAGGGACTGCTGTTTGGAAAAAGCGTTCGCTGCCCCTACCCGCACGCAAAGGTGGTCAGCATTGATACCAGTGCGGCGGAGAAGATGCCGGGAGTAAAGGCAGTCACCATCATCCAGGGGCCGGGCAAAGAGATTCACTGGGCCGGAGATGAGATTGTCGGAGTGGCTGCGGTTGATGAGCCTACCGCGGAAGACGCGGTCCGTGCCATCAAGGTGGAATACCAGCGGCTGCCGCACAATGTCTCCGACGCGGAGCCGCCGGCGGGCGCCGGTGAAGCGCCGGGGCCGCTGAGCATCGATGATATCGGCGACATGCTCGATAACCAGGTGCCGGAGCGGCAGATCAACGAGCAGATCAAACAATACGGAATCACCTTTCAGCCCGACGAAAAAATGCTGGCGGCAGCCAAAGAAGATGGTGTGCCGGATTCAGTTCTGGAAACGGTAAAGACGGCGCCGGTGCATACGGAGCAGACATCCCGGCCCAAGTCGAATTACCAAAAGACGGCGGAACAGGTCACCGGCGAACCCGACCAGGCATTCGCGTCGGCGGAGACAGTCTCCGAAGGGCTGTATGGAATTCCGGTGATCGCGCATTGTTGCCTGGAAACCCATGGCTCCGCCGCGGAGTGGCCGGAGCCGGACAAACTGCTGGTGCACATTTCGACGCAAGGCATTTCCGGAATCCCAGGACAATATGCGGAGCCGCTGAAGATCCCAGCGACCAATGTCCGCGCGCACCAGGACAACATCGGCGGCGGGTTCGGCAGCAAGTTCTCTCCCGACCGCTGGGGGATCGCTACCGCGGAGCTCTCCAGGAAAGCCGGCGGCAAGCCGGTGAAGTTCATGCTGGAGCGCGACCACGAACTCGAAGTTGCGGGGGCAAGGCCGTCGGCCTACGCGCGGGTAAAAGTCGCAGCCAAGAAAGACGGCACGCTGGTCGCCTGGCAATCGAACTCCTGGGGCACGGGCGGGCCGGGTGGCGGAGGATCACCTCCACTTCCCTACGTGTTCGACATCCCCAATCAGCGCAAACAGCATACGGCGATCCGCACACATGAAGGACCGTCACGCGCCTGGCGTGCGCCCAATCATCCGCAGGCGGCGTTGATCACGATGGCGGCGCTGGATGATCTTGCTGCCAAGCTCAACATGGATCCGGTGGAGTTCTTCCTGAAGAACATAGATATGACCGGACCGCGCGCGGATATTTACCGCGGAGAATTTCCGATCGCAATGGAATTGATGGGGTGGAAAGAAAAATTCCATCCGCGCGGCGACAAGACTGCTGGCCACATGAAGCGCGGAGTAGGGGTTTCCATTCATACCTGGGGTGGGCGCGGTCACGCCAGCGATTGCGATTTCACCATCCATCCTGACGGTTCAGTGGACATCAAGATGGGCTCGCAGGATCTGGGAACGGGGACGCGAACCTGCATCATGATGGTGGCCGCGGATTCGCTCGGCATTCCCATGGAACAGGTTACGCTGCAGATTGGCGACACCATGTATCCGCCGTCCGGCGGGTCGGGTGGCAGTACCACGATTGGCGGCGTGAGCTCATCCACGCGGCGCGGCGCCTTGCTGGCGCTGGATGGATTGTTCACCAAAGTAGCACCATCACTGAACGCACAACCCGGCGATTTGGAGGCGGTGAAAGGCACGGTACGGGTGAAGAGCGACCCCAGTCGCAGCCTCAACTGGAAGCAGGCCTGCGCGAAGCTCGGTGCTATGCCGCTGACGGTCCGCGGAAAAAATCCAGGGCCGGGCAATCTGACTAATAGCGGCGTAGGTGGCGTGCAGATGGCCGATGTCTCCGTGGACACCGAAACCGGCATCGTGAAGGTAAACAAAATGGTCGCAGTACAGGACTGCGGCCTGGTGGTGAATCCAAAAACCGCCGAAAGCCAATGCCTGGGCGCGCTGATCATGGGCATCACTTACGCGCTCTACGAAGAGAAGGTGATGGATCCGACGACTGGCAGAATGCTGAACGCCAACATGGAGTTCTATCGGCTGGCGGGTCTTCGCGATATTGGCGAGCTGGTCGTGCATATGATGACCGATCCCAAGAATGACAGCCGCGGAGTCGTCGGCCTAGGCGAGCCGCCGGTGGTCTCGCCGGGAGCGGCGATCTCCAATGCCGTAGCCAATGCAATCGGAGTGCGAGTGCCGTTCTTGCCGCTAACTCCTGACCGCGTGTTAGCTGCGCTCGAGCAGCAGAAGGCAGGCGCCTAA
- a CDS encoding adenine phosphoribosyltransferase gives MNQPRSGSCDHLKKLIREVPDFPVKGILFYDITTLLKDRLGFATLIDALSEYYLDKKPHLVLGIEARGFIFGPALAYRLNAGFVPVRKPGKLPAQTARWDYELEYGKNTLEIHRDAIQPGQRVIIVDDLLATGGTAGATVQLAKSLGAQIAGLAFVVELDFLKGRDKLQGYDVFSLLHYDK, from the coding sequence ATGAACCAGCCGCGTAGCGGCAGTTGTGATCACCTGAAAAAACTCATCCGCGAGGTTCCTGATTTCCCCGTCAAAGGCATTTTGTTCTATGACATCACCACCCTGCTAAAGGACCGGCTCGGATTTGCCACCCTGATCGATGCGCTTTCTGAATACTACCTCGACAAAAAACCACACCTGGTTTTGGGGATCGAAGCGCGAGGATTTATTTTTGGGCCCGCCCTCGCGTATCGCTTGAACGCGGGCTTTGTCCCGGTGCGCAAGCCCGGTAAATTACCCGCGCAGACGGCGCGTTGGGACTATGAGCTGGAATACGGCAAAAACACGCTCGAGATCCACCGCGATGCAATTCAGCCCGGGCAGAGAGTGATTATCGTGGACGATCTGCTGGCAACGGGTGGGACCGCGGGCGCGACGGTGCAATTAGCGAAGTCGCTCGGCGCGCAGATTGCCGGCCTGGCGTTTGTAGTGGAGTTGGATTTCTTAAAAGGCCGGGACAAGTTGCAAGGATATGATGTGTTCTCGCTGCTGCACTATGACAAGTAA
- a CDS encoding xanthine dehydrogenase family protein subunit M yields MRPFDYASPKSTDQVVHLLAGNWEQTAVLAGGTDLLSLMKDDVVAPKRVVNIKGVKDLTGVTLGARGLRIGALTTLGDLADNAQVRQQYPALNQALLEAASQQIRNMATLGGNLCQRPRCWYFRSGFGLLPKDEQGKSLVLQGDNRYHAILGNDGPAYFVSPSSIVPALIAYGAKIRIAGPKGTREVPLEKFYVIPKNEGEREHDLRPNEIVTEVLVPPAGSAKSAHYELRQKEAFDWPLALAAVALSMNGNTVRSARIVMGYVAPVPWVSAEAEQALVGKSISEETADAAGKAAVANAKSLGKNGYKIQLARVAVKRAILQAAHASSAGRPRAVGTESAAIAGGGE; encoded by the coding sequence ATGCGACCGTTCGATTACGCAAGTCCGAAGAGTACGGATCAGGTGGTGCATCTGCTCGCCGGAAACTGGGAGCAGACTGCCGTTCTGGCGGGCGGCACCGATTTACTGTCACTGATGAAAGACGACGTGGTCGCACCCAAGCGTGTGGTCAACATCAAGGGAGTAAAAGATCTCACCGGCGTCACGCTTGGTGCGCGGGGGTTGCGCATCGGCGCCCTGACCACGCTCGGGGATCTGGCTGACAACGCACAGGTGCGGCAGCAGTATCCGGCGCTGAACCAGGCGTTGCTCGAGGCGGCAAGCCAGCAGATCCGCAATATGGCAACGCTGGGCGGCAATTTGTGCCAGCGGCCACGCTGCTGGTACTTCCGGTCGGGATTTGGATTGCTGCCGAAAGATGAGCAGGGAAAATCGCTAGTGCTGCAGGGCGACAATCGCTACCACGCAATTCTTGGAAATGATGGGCCGGCTTATTTTGTCAGCCCCTCGAGCATCGTGCCGGCGCTGATTGCCTATGGGGCGAAGATCCGCATTGCCGGGCCGAAGGGCACGCGCGAGGTTCCGCTGGAGAAGTTCTATGTGATTCCGAAAAATGAGGGCGAGCGGGAGCACGATCTGCGGCCAAACGAGATTGTGACCGAAGTTCTGGTACCGCCCGCAGGGAGCGCAAAGAGCGCACATTATGAGCTGCGGCAGAAAGAAGCATTTGACTGGCCGCTGGCACTAGCCGCGGTGGCGCTCAGCATGAATGGCAATACAGTGCGCTCGGCGCGGATAGTAATGGGCTACGTTGCGCCAGTGCCCTGGGTGTCGGCAGAGGCAGAGCAGGCGCTGGTGGGCAAGAGCATCAGCGAGGAAACCGCCGATGCGGCGGGCAAAGCCGCAGTAGCGAACGCGAAGAGCCTGGGCAAAAACGGCTACAAAATCCAGCTCGCGCGCGTAGCGGTGAAGCGCGCCATCCTGCAGGCAGCGCACGCCAGCTCAGCAGGACGGCCGCGCGCGGTAGGCACGGAATCGGCAGCGATCGCGGGAGGTGGGGAATGA
- the moaA gene encoding GTP 3',8-cyclase MoaA, translating to MNLTDKFGRPITDLRISVTDRCNYKCVYCRTGNQGAIYADLPFSDYFRMARIFASLGIKKVRITGGEPLLRKGLVDFVRDLSWVRNSDGEPLDLAITTNGHLLAEMAQPLKDAGLNRVTVSMDAVDAERFARITRVHDGFENVIAGIRAAQRAGLSPVKVNCVLLRGFNDDQIPAFGRFAREEGVVLRFIEFMPLEEDRVWSPEIVVTLPEILERMAAFHPLVEIPHQRSETARRYRFADGIGEIGIIAPVSHPFCGQCSRVRLTSDGKIRTCLFSVWDHDLAGLMHRGASDDELVEFIRGVIQRKEERHHIGEPDFVPASRTMVHIGG from the coding sequence ATGAATTTGACCGACAAATTCGGCCGGCCTATCACTGATCTCAGGATTTCCGTCACCGATCGCTGCAATTACAAGTGTGTCTATTGCCGCACCGGCAATCAGGGCGCGATATATGCGGATCTGCCCTTCTCTGATTACTTTCGCATGGCCCGGATTTTCGCCAGTCTGGGGATTAAGAAGGTCCGCATCACCGGTGGTGAGCCTCTGCTGCGCAAGGGTCTGGTAGATTTCGTGCGCGACCTGTCTTGGGTTCGAAACAGCGACGGGGAACCGCTCGATCTGGCGATCACTACCAACGGTCATTTGCTGGCCGAGATGGCACAGCCACTCAAGGACGCCGGTCTTAACCGCGTAACCGTCAGCATGGATGCGGTTGATGCTGAGCGCTTTGCACGGATTACGCGCGTGCATGACGGTTTTGAAAACGTGATTGCCGGCATCCGCGCGGCGCAACGCGCCGGTCTCTCGCCAGTAAAAGTTAATTGCGTTCTTCTGCGTGGTTTCAACGACGATCAGATTCCCGCGTTCGGCCGCTTCGCCCGTGAAGAAGGGGTAGTGCTCCGCTTCATCGAATTCATGCCGCTCGAGGAAGACCGCGTGTGGTCCCCGGAGATCGTGGTCACTTTGCCCGAAATCCTGGAGCGTATGGCTGCCTTTCACCCGCTGGTAGAGATTCCGCATCAACGCAGCGAGACGGCACGCCGTTACCGCTTTGCCGATGGCATCGGCGAGATTGGCATTATTGCCCCGGTTTCGCACCCCTTCTGCGGCCAGTGCAGCCGCGTGCGCCTGACCTCTGATGGCAAGATCCGAACCTGCCTCTTCTCCGTCTGGGACCATGACCTCGCCGGTCTCATGCACCGTGGCGCCTCGGATGATGAACTGGTCGAATTTATACGCGGCGTGATTCAACGCAAAGAAGAGCGCCACCACATCGGCGAGCCCGACTTTGTTCCCGCCTCGCGCACCATGGTCCACATCGGCGGCTGA
- a CDS encoding (2Fe-2S)-binding protein has translation MMPEDSPKKNQEIEDQEKNASGVSRREFLKISGLSAAVPLVAGPKMVRAGGEDVAVHGPGKTPMSFSINGKKYSAQLEPRVTLLDALRDNFDLTGAKRVCDRGECGACTVLLDNKPVYSCTVLAIEAQNRQIATVESLSQGDRLHPVQQAFVENDAQQCGFCTPGFIVACKAFLDKYPRPTEEQIRYGLSGNLCRCGTYAGIRKAIAQVAGKGA, from the coding sequence ATGATGCCTGAGGATTCTCCCAAGAAAAATCAAGAAATCGAGGACCAGGAGAAAAATGCGTCGGGAGTATCGCGACGCGAATTCCTGAAGATCTCCGGATTGTCAGCGGCCGTGCCGCTGGTGGCTGGGCCGAAGATGGTGCGAGCTGGGGGCGAGGACGTGGCTGTTCACGGCCCCGGCAAGACGCCGATGAGCTTCAGCATCAACGGCAAAAAATATAGCGCGCAATTGGAGCCACGAGTGACGCTTCTTGACGCGCTGCGCGACAACTTCGACCTGACCGGTGCGAAGCGCGTCTGTGACCGCGGCGAGTGCGGCGCCTGCACCGTGCTGCTGGACAACAAACCGGTGTACTCGTGCACGGTATTGGCCATCGAGGCGCAGAACCGGCAGATCGCGACCGTGGAATCGCTGAGCCAGGGAGACCGGCTGCATCCAGTCCAGCAGGCTTTTGTAGAAAACGACGCACAACAGTGCGGCTTCTGCACTCCCGGGTTCATCGTGGCGTGTAAGGCGTTTCTCGACAAATATCCGCGTCCCACAGAAGAACAAATCCGCTACGGATTGAGCGGCAACCTGTGCCGCTGTGGGACCTATGCGGGTATCCGTAAAGCCATCGCGCAGGTCGCGGGGAAGGGAGCGTAA
- a CDS encoding acylphosphatase — MANTNIEATRFLVRGRVQGVGFRWFVEREAHILGVFGWVRNNPDGSVEVLAMGTREQLAGLRSRLRQGPRAARVDAVDESQAQPVADLKTFRIEGAW; from the coding sequence GTGGCTAATACCAACATCGAAGCAACCCGCTTTCTGGTGCGCGGGCGCGTGCAGGGAGTGGGGTTCCGCTGGTTTGTGGAACGCGAGGCGCACATACTGGGAGTTTTTGGCTGGGTGCGCAACAATCCCGATGGCAGCGTAGAAGTGCTGGCCATGGGCACGCGCGAGCAGCTGGCGGGACTGAGATCGCGCTTGCGGCAGGGGCCGCGGGCGGCGCGAGTGGACGCGGTGGATGAATCGCAAGCCCAGCCCGTCGCGGATCTGAAGACATTTCGCATCGAGGGAGCCTGGTAA
- the arsM gene encoding arsenite methyltransferase, whose protein sequence is MPSKNAEIVDAVRERYGAIAREAATSKKTPGCGCGASSDVGHVIGYSEDELRLGEGSNLSLGCGNPLALAGIEPGMTVLDLGSGAGFDAFLAWRKVGASGRVIGVDMTDDMLALARKNAAQLGATNVEFRKGRIEQLPAESSSVDLVISNCVINLSTDKPGVFREIHRVLKPGGRFAVSDLVLLRPLPASVASDVNAYVGCIAGASLVTDYIRMAFDAGLENLSLPQITVAEKLLTAYEANKSQPTSCCGSNSFTEAASAVVSANLHGRKPL, encoded by the coding sequence ATGCCCAGCAAGAATGCGGAAATTGTTGATGCCGTACGTGAGCGCTACGGCGCGATCGCGCGTGAAGCAGCTACGAGCAAAAAGACGCCAGGCTGTGGTTGCGGTGCATCGAGCGATGTAGGCCACGTGATCGGCTACTCCGAGGATGAGCTCCGGCTCGGCGAGGGTTCCAACCTCAGCTTGGGCTGCGGGAATCCGCTGGCTCTCGCAGGCATAGAGCCAGGTATGACGGTACTCGATCTGGGTAGCGGCGCCGGGTTCGACGCGTTCCTCGCCTGGCGAAAAGTGGGTGCCAGCGGCCGCGTTATTGGCGTGGACATGACGGACGACATGCTGGCACTTGCCCGTAAGAATGCAGCTCAACTCGGGGCCACCAATGTGGAATTCCGCAAAGGCAGAATCGAACAGCTGCCGGCGGAGTCCAGTTCCGTGGACCTGGTGATCAGCAACTGTGTTATCAACCTGAGCACCGACAAACCTGGCGTCTTCCGCGAGATCCATCGCGTGCTTAAGCCGGGTGGCCGCTTCGCAGTAAGCGATCTGGTGCTGCTGCGTCCTCTGCCAGCCTCGGTCGCCTCCGACGTGAACGCCTACGTCGGCTGCATTGCCGGCGCCAGCCTGGTCACCGATTACATCCGTATGGCGTTCGATGCTGGCCTGGAGAATCTTTCTTTGCCGCAAATCACTGTTGCCGAGAAACTTCTGACGGCTTACGAAGCTAATAAGTCGCAACCCACCAGCTGCTGCGGCTCAAACTCTTTTACGGAAGCCGCCTCCGCTGTGGTATCAGCCAACCTCCATGGTCGCAAACCGCTGTAG
- the efp gene encoding elongation factor P produces MAIPATQMRPGMIIKHNNDLHSVFSVEHRTPGNLRAFIQAKLRNLRTGAMFEHRFRSSDPIERIQVDEVQMEYLYNDGDNYYFMNTENYEQTHLGKDVLGDAVDYLISNLQIQVEFFDGKAVGIELPQTVDLTVIETEPGLKSATASSVTKPAKTETGLVVQVPPFINEGEKIRVDTSEGAYLSRA; encoded by the coding sequence ATGGCAATACCCGCAACCCAAATGCGTCCCGGGATGATCATCAAGCACAACAATGATCTGCACTCGGTCTTCAGCGTCGAGCACCGCACCCCGGGCAATCTACGCGCGTTTATCCAGGCCAAGCTGCGGAACCTCCGTACCGGGGCAATGTTCGAGCACCGGTTCCGCTCCAGCGACCCTATCGAGAGAATTCAGGTTGATGAGGTACAGATGGAGTACCTCTACAACGATGGCGACAACTACTACTTCATGAACACGGAAAATTACGAGCAAACCCATCTCGGCAAAGACGTGCTTGGCGATGCCGTGGACTACCTGATTTCCAATCTGCAGATCCAGGTGGAGTTCTTCGATGGTAAAGCAGTGGGGATTGAGTTGCCGCAAACCGTGGATCTGACGGTGATAGAGACCGAGCCAGGGCTGAAGAGCGCCACCGCCAGCAGCGTAACCAAGCCTGCCAAGACCGAGACGGGGCTGGTGGTCCAGGTGCCGCCGTTCATCAATGAGGGCGAGAAAATTCGCGTGGACACCTCGGAAGGGGCGTATCTCTCGAGGGCGTGA
- a CDS encoding nuclear transport factor 2 family protein, translated as MKLRIVPVATTCLALITVALPLTARDKVTHIQKYIAGLEDRWAEAQRDGKADIVAPILAESFVNTDADGVTYGKKKLLANLKGGKWEHNAISDVKVSVYGNSAIATGRWTGKGIDGDGTKIDRSERWTDTWVRMPTRGWQCVASQQTSISKP; from the coding sequence ATGAAGCTACGCATTGTGCCTGTTGCCACAACATGCCTGGCCTTGATAACCGTTGCGCTTCCCTTGACGGCGCGCGACAAGGTCACCCACATTCAAAAATACATCGCCGGCCTGGAAGACAGATGGGCGGAGGCCCAGCGCGACGGCAAGGCCGACATAGTCGCTCCCATTCTGGCCGAAAGTTTCGTCAACACCGACGCCGATGGTGTGACTTACGGTAAGAAGAAATTACTCGCTAACCTGAAGGGTGGGAAATGGGAACACAACGCCATCAGCGATGTGAAGGTCAGCGTCTATGGGAATAGCGCTATTGCGACCGGCCGGTGGACAGGAAAGGGAATTGATGGCGACGGCACAAAAATTGATCGTAGCGAGCGCTGGACTGACACCTGGGTGAGAATGCCCACTCGCGGATGGCAGTGCGTGGCCAGTCAGCAGACCTCAATCTCAAAACCCTAG
- a CDS encoding DUF1326 domain-containing protein codes for MKTRIFAAILSGLVLLLAGSMAAQQSNTSQISGDYIETRSADIYTGQCFANGEVGLVGNEAILGWRVQNGAWDGVRLDGLSVVAAVRARATLGDPYGKPYPAKSVLIVDDQATPEQRTALEAFAHHMGGELLAHVERVIAAPVALELGHEAQHHGTALLRAGQFATVETRPLGGKDHICGNEYTFYPPLTQTTHAMPVVAVTDEYQGPGLGTSWESHGKRSAFVGSFATSEAQTMAAVEAGQ; via the coding sequence ATGAAGACGCGTATCTTTGCAGCAATATTGAGTGGACTGGTCCTGCTGCTGGCGGGCAGTATGGCGGCGCAGCAGAGCAATACTTCGCAGATTAGCGGTGATTATATTGAAACCCGTAGCGCCGACATTTACACCGGTCAATGCTTTGCTAATGGAGAAGTGGGTCTGGTCGGCAACGAGGCGATCCTGGGCTGGCGGGTGCAGAATGGCGCATGGGACGGAGTGCGTTTGGACGGATTAAGTGTAGTGGCCGCGGTGCGTGCACGGGCGACGCTCGGTGATCCGTACGGGAAGCCGTATCCCGCGAAATCGGTGCTGATCGTGGACGACCAGGCGACGCCGGAACAGCGCACGGCCCTCGAAGCGTTTGCTCATCACATGGGCGGCGAATTGCTGGCCCACGTGGAGCGGGTGATTGCTGCACCGGTAGCATTGGAATTAGGGCATGAGGCGCAGCACCACGGAACTGCGTTGCTGCGCGCAGGTCAGTTTGCCACGGTAGAGACCCGGCCCCTCGGCGGCAAAGATCACATCTGCGGCAACGAGTACACCTTTTATCCTCCATTAACCCAAACCACACATGCCATGCCCGTCGTAGCCGTGACTGATGAATATCAAGGACCGGGTCTGGGCACCTCCTGGGAGTCGCACGGCAAACGCAGCGCATTTGTGGGCAGCTTTGCAACTAGTGAAGCGCAGACTATGGCGGCGGTTGAGGCCGGTCAGTAA